From Sphingobacterium bambusae:
TCCGCAACATCTCCATCGCCAATTCGCGGTTGGCCAATTGCGAACGCTCTACCTGACATACAACGACAATTCCCGAAGGTTTATGCGTCAATTGTACTTTAGTTTCTACCTTGTTCACGTTTTGTCCACCGGCCCCCCCTGAGCGAGAGGTCTGCAGTTCGATATCCCCTGGGTTCAATTCCACATCGACTTCTTCTGCTTCGGGCAATACGGCTACTGAAGCAGCAGAGGTATGCACCCTTCCTTGGGTTTCCGTATCAGGAACACGTTGCACACGATGTACACCCGACTCATATTTCAGTTGCCCGTACGCATCCTCGCCAATCACCTTTAAGATAACCTCCTTATAGCCGCCAGATGTACCTTCCGTTACATCCATCACCTCATTACGCCAGCCTTTCGTTTCAAAATAACGTGTGTACATACGGTAAAGGTCTCCAGCAAATAATGCAGCCTCATCACCGCCTGTTCCACCACGAATCTCGATAATGGCATTTTTAGCATCCTCAGGATCCTTCGGAATAAGCATAAGTCGAATCTCTTCTTCTTTTTCTTCCTTTTGGGTATACAGGAGATCTTGCTCTTCCTTCGCCATTTCCCGTAATTCCTGATCCTTTTCATTCACCAGAATATCCTTGTTTGCATCCATGTTGCTCACGATATTCCTGTAAATATGATACTGCTCAACGATTTTCCCCAAGTCCTTGTATTCTTTATTCAACTTGGCAAAACGCTTCATATCGTTTATGGTTTCGGGGTTGCTCAATTCAGCTTCCACCTCTTCCCATCTTTCTTTTATGGCTTGTAGTTTCTCTAACATAATACGTATAGCTACCAAACAGGCATCATCTGCCTATCTTTGTAATAGCCACAAAAGTACGTAAAATTTTGGTATTAATGCGAGGAAACCGCTTTCAAGCCGATGATGGAAGCGATAAGCGTCACGATAAAAAACACGCGCCAAAAGTCCGCAGGTTCTTTAAAGACAATGATGCCCACTAAGACCGTTCCCACAGCACCAATACCCGTCCAAACGGCGTAGGCCGTGCCCAGGGGCAAGCTTTGGGTTGCATTCATAAGTAACAACATACTGACGACCAAGCAAAGGCCAAAACCGCCATACCAACCATACATTTCGGTTCCCGTAGTGGTCTTTGCTTTTCCCAAGCAAGAGGTAAATCCAACTTCAAATAGACCGGCGATAATTAAAATAATCCAATTCATAGCTTCCTTTTTTGATGCTAGCAAAGTTCGTCATTCCGCCGTTTCCTCCTTTTTACAAATGCTAAAAAAACGCCCCGGGAAATCCGAGGCGTTTTCATCAGGCATATATCGACCGTTAGTCGGCCAACACGGAAAATTCCGCTGCAGAGGCAAAATCTTGCCCATCTTGGGCGCTCAAGGCAGTAAACCGAATGAAACGCGCTTTTGTAGGCTTCGCCAGCATGATGGTTTTCAATTTACCATCACGATTAAACTCTCCTTCCGCCACCGTGTCACTCCAGTTTTTACCATCCGTGCTAAGCTGCAAACGATAGCCTTTTATGCGTCCGTTTGCTCCGTTTTGTCGAGGCAAATACGTAAAACCCTTCACTAGCTTAAGCTCACCCGCATCAAAATCTACCCAATGCGGATACTGTGCTACGGTTACCGAGTACATGGTATGCCAAATTGTCGATGGATCACCATCCACGAGATGTTCCGCATTTCCTTCTCCCCTTTCTTGGCTGGATGCCGAAAGCACTTGCATGCTAATGGTCTCTATCTTTGGAAAACGCAGACTAACTTTCGATTTCTCGTTATCGGCGTACCAAGCAGATACCTCCGCCGCATCACGTAACACAAATGGCGTAGTATATGGCTGTGCAGGTTTATTACCTACCTGTACCATCAAGCGGGAATCGCCCCGTTCGGAAGCAACCTGCACCTCACCTTTTTGGTCGCGCACGATGCGGATGGGCATATTCCCCGCTAAGGCAACTTTGGCCTGCAAGGCCTGGTTATGTTGCTGCAATGGCCGAATCAAAAAACCGAAACGCTGTGCAGAAGCCCTGACGCGATCCTGTTCCAATGGCGGTCCCTGTCCACAGCTGTTACCACCAAGGCCAGTCACATCCGCCAAAAGGTAGAGGTGCGTGCCGGAACTTTTAGGCAACTGATGCGTATGGGGCGCTAAAGTCATCTCTAACTCGCTCCAAGGCAAAGCCGAAGCAGCAAATTGATCCTTTGCAACAAAGAGCAGACCGCTGCCAGCGCTATTGGTCAATGCACACCAGCGTAAATCTTCCCTATTTCCGGTCGACTGTGGCTTAGGCCAAGGAAAATATTGCCCTTCGACCGTACTATCATAGCGTTGTATAAACTGCCCTGTTTTCCTGTCGGCATAGTTGTTTACCGGACCACGACCATAGTAGCTGTACTGCCCATAATCGGCAGGTATCTGCATAGCAAAACCTAGATGCGGAAGGATCAAGCTACTGTTGTTCGACGTGATGCTGCTCTGCAGCTCGATAGAACCATCCGGATAGACGGTCCAAATATAATTGCTGGTAAATTTAAAGTCGCTTTTATTAAAAGGCACATCTTGGTGCTCGTCCAAGGTATAGGTGCCCGAGCTTCCTCCGCGAATTGTCGCTCCATGTGCGGCCTGTGATTCCACCGTATAGGAAAGCACATAAGCGCCATCCGCTCGCGGATAAGCATTCGCTTGCAAGGCCCGGTGTTTCAACTGATGCAGTCCCTTTTCGAACCATTGCTGATAAGCCCAGTTATCATTGTCCAGTGGTGCACGTAGCGCATCCAAGCGCGGTCCTTCGCCATCGCGGATAAGAATATTACCGCCATAGACAAGCTGGTAGATGCTTCCCGTGGCATCGTCAAATTTCACCACAAAGTCCTTCCCTTTTAACACTTTTAACCCAGCTTCGCCGTTGATCTGTATGGCTTCCCCCTTTGCTACGCTTACTATAGATGGCCACATGTCGGCAGTTTTAACGAGCAGCTGCTCCTCCATCTGCACCTCGCCGGCTGCCGCCCAAGGCCGATCCTCTTTGAGTAGAAACTGCACTTTGACAAAATATTCTGATTGGGGATCAAGACTAGAAAAATCATACGGTATCGAAACTTGACGCCCCGTTCTTGCCGCTATGTTTGTCACATCGCCCTTAAACGTAGCCTTTCGCTCGATTTCGACACCATCTTTCCATAGCGACCACAGCACATCATAGTCGTCCAAACTGTTGAAATAGTTTTTATTGAATATTTCTACCGTTCCCATTTGCATATCTACCGCACGTACGGCTACATTCTGGTAAACTTTACGTACTTCAAAATAGGCCGGTTTGGGTGTCAAGTCAGAAAACACTAATCCATTCATCACAAAAGTACCGTCATTAGGCTTGTCCCCAAAATCACCACCATAGGCCACATACCGCTCACCCGTAGTCTTGTCATAGGCATACATCGATTGATCTATCCAGTCCCAAATAGCTCCTCCCATAAAGAAATTAGTCGATTCGATTGCTTCCCAATAGTCAATCAAGTTGCCGGTGGCATTACCCATGGAATGGGCATACTCCGAAATATGAAAGGGATACTTCAACCTGTACTTCCCTTTTACCGCCTCGCGCACCCAGTCGATGGACGGGTATTGGTTCGAGCCCATATCGACAATGCTATTATTGCGCTCGTACTGCACCGGACGAGAGACATCCACCTTCTTAATGGCTTCGTAGGCGGCCACAAAGTTCTTTCCAGGACCCGCCTCGTTACCCAAAGACCAAATCACGATGGCCGGATGGTTAATCGTCGCGTGTACCATCTCCAAGTTGCGCGCTACATGTGCATTTTTCCATTCCGGTGGGTGCGACAGTGAGGCTTCACCATAATAGTATTCATGGCTTTCTAGATTTGCTTCATCCTCCAAGTAGATACCATATTTGTCGCAGAGGTAATACCAATAGGGATCGTCGGGGTAATGCGAATTTCGAACATGGTTGATGTTAGCCCTTTTCATCAGCTTCACCTCCTCTTCCATCTGCTTGCGCGAGATAACTTTTCCCTTTTCGGGGTTTGTTTCGTGTCGGTTTACACCTTTTAGCTTTACCGGCTTTCCGTTTACGTAAAAATAACGGCCGGCAAGACCAAACTCATCCTGCTGCGCCGGGGTATCTTTGATTTCTACCTTACGGAAGCCTATATAACTGGACACCACATCGACCACTTTTCCTTTTCGATCCAGCAACTCGGCAATCAACGTATACCGATACGGATTTTCTGCAGACCATTTCTGTGGATTGTCTACTTTAAGGGCTTGGTCGACAACAGCGGTAGCTCCTTTTTGAACCGTCCCTATCGAGCGCCGCAAATTGATGGCGTCAACCTTCACACCTTCATCGCTATAAAGCTTATTGGCATATAAACTATACCGAATAGCGTAACCTGCCACATCCTGTCCAGCTTGGTTTGTTACTTCGGCCGTCACCTGTAAACTGGCCTGTTTGTATGCGCTATCGAGATCGGGAATGGCGACGAGATTACGAATCTGCACCTTAGGTTTGGCCGAGATAGATACAGTTCGAAAAATACCGGGAAGCCGAAACATATCCTGAGCCTCCAAGAAGGAAGCATCGGAATTGCGATATACCTCCACCGCAACAATATTCTCTCCTTTAGCCCGCAAATATTTGCTGATATTAAACGATGCGAGGTTTCTAGAATTTTTTGAAAACCCTACATATTTACCATTGATCCACAGATAGAAGAAAGAGTCTACTCCATCAAAGTTGATGTAAACCTCTTTGTCCTTCCAATCCGCAGGCACCGAGAAGCTACGACGATAGGACCCCACCTCATTCCGGTCTATATAGGTCGTCCAATGCTGAGGAGGTGTGCGCATCACGCCACCCCGCCAATCGTCTACCTTCACTTGGTGTTGAAAGATTACAGGCTGGTTCACATAGATTGGCACGCCATATTTCAAGGTACCATCCTTTTGAATACCAAGGATATTCCAGCTCATTGGCACGGGCACATCGTCCCAAGCTGCGGCATTAAAATCAGACCGATAAAAATCCTGAGGCCGTTCGGTGGGTGTTTTGGCCCAATGAAACTTCCACGTACCATCCAACGAGCGCCAATATTCGGAATACTCCGGCAACACGGCACGTGCCGACTCCACCTTCTTAAAAGAGAAATGATAGGCGTGCGGCAATTCTTTATTGAGGGATAATGCTTCGGGGGATTCCCATTCCTTTCCGGAAGGATGCGCCTGCTCCCCATAGGCAAATCCGGGAATAGAATCCACCGCAGGTCGGCTCTGTCCCAACAGCAGCAGTGGAAACATAAAAAACCAGACAATCTTGCAAGCAGAGGTTATGGTGTTAGTCATCATTATACGATATCGTTTTAACAAAAATTGGCATCCAAATGCAGAAAAGCAAGTCGAGATGATGCACTTTACAAGCAACTTGCGCTAAACAGCTGTTTATCTGGAAGTACAAACGATTGTGTAATTTTTTCCTATACACGATTTATGCTTGGGTGGGCAACGGATGACAGGCGCTAACACAAACATATGATCAATGAGTAGCACGCCTTAGCATGCTTCCGTTTATCCACAAAAAAAGGCGCATGACTGCGCCTTTTATCTTATTAAAACTAAAAATCAGGTTATGCTGATGCCGCTTCGGCGTCAACCGTGGAAAACTCATCGAATATCTCCGAGAAACCTTCGTAATCTTCATCACCGCTGGGCGTGAAGCTGCGAATGCCCTTTTCTTCCACATAAGCTTTCAATTCGGGATGAACCTCCCCATCAGGGAATACAGCGATATCCGTAAACGATAGGGCGCCTTTGTATAGGTCCACGTACGATCCGTCGCCATATGGAGCAGCTTCCTCGGCAGAAAGATCCACCTGAGCGGCCATCTCGCCGTATTTCGCACCCAAGGAGCCAAACTCTTCATTAGCATAAAGCGAGTACATCACTTTCGCATCTTTAAAAGCAGGATCATCCTTGTAAGTGGTCTTGAGATAAGCCGGTACCATGGCCGAGAACCAACCGTGGCAATGCACCACATCGGGTGACCATCCCAGCTTTTTCACCGTCTCCAGCGCTCCCTTGCAGAAAAACAACGATCGCTCGTTATTGTCTGCAAAAAACTCACCCTTCTCGTCACGAAAAACCTTTTTCCGCTGGAAATACTCTTCATTATCCAAAAAATAGACCTGCATCCGTGCAGCAGGTAATGAAGCCACTTTAATGATTAGCGGATTATCATTGTTATCCACCACGATGTTCATTCCCGACAACCTTATCACTTCGTGAAGACGATTTCTGCGCTCATTGATATTACCAAAACGGGGCATAAGAATCCGGATTTCAAATCCTTTTTCTTGCATAGCTTGCGGTAACTGGCGTGTAATTTCAGAAATTTTACTTAGTTCAAGGAAAGGCGACATCTCATGGGTTACAAACAATATTTTCGTTTTTGCCATCTCCAATTGTTTTTTTATTTATCGAATAGTAAAATCGGTACACAAAGGTACGAATATTTTGTGGATTTTACAATTAGTTAGTTTTCACAACTTTATATTTCGGATTTATTTATGCAATTTTACGCCCTTATTTAACGTTTTACGGTGAAAATATTTAAAACCAAAGAGGAACTCCAAACGCATTTGTGTGCGCATAGACAGGTGGACGGCAAGGTCGCCCTTGTTCCGACCATGGGCGCATTACACCAAGGCCATCTCGCCTTGATTCAGGAGGCACAGCAGGTAGCTCAGCTCGTGGTATGCAGCATTTTTGTCAATCCCACACAGTTTAACGACCCAAAAGACCTCGAGAAATATCCGCGTCCTATAGAAAACGACATAGCGTTGCTTAACGCAGCAGGATGCGACGTTCTTTTTATGCCTAGCGTGGAAGAGATGTATCCCGCAGATGATAAACCTTGGCATATTGACTTAGGTAACCTCGATAGTATCTGGGAAGGTGAAAAACGCCCCGGACATTTTCAGGGCGTCACGCAGATCGTCTACAAGCTCTTCAACTTGGTAGAACCCGATATCGCTTGCTTCGGACAGAAAGATTTTCAGCAGGTGATGGTTATCCAACGCTTGGTGGATAGCAAAAAAATGCCGATACGCATTTTGATCTGCCCAACCGTGCGCAGTGCGAAAGGATTGGCCTTGAGCTCAAGAAACAGCCGCCTCTCTGATGAAGGAAAGATCAAGGCTTTATGCCTTTACCAAGCATTATCCTACATCAAAGACCATATCGGACAGCAATCGGTAGCCGAGGTCAAAGAGGCCGCAAACAAAATCTTGATTGCCGCAGCAGAAGTGACGGTGGAATACCTTGCTATCTGTGAAAGTCGTAGCCTAGAAGAAGTTTCCACCGTAGAGCCGAGCAACAGCTACGTTGCGCTGGTTGTTGCCTGGATTGAAGGCGTTCGTCTGATCGATAACATGATCTTGAGTTAGACATATTCTGTAGTAGTATATGCTTACCCCTTGTTTATCAATAAAAAAACAGCCAAAAAGTGGCTGGGTACCTATCAAGCATGCTTGGCTGGGCTTTCTGACACGGAGCATACAGATTTTAGAAAAAAATAAGGTAATTTTGCAGCATGTTAATTGAAGTAATGAAGTCAAAGATTCACCGCGTTCGTGTAACGCAGGCTGAATTGAACTATGTGGGCAGTATCACGATAGATGAAGATTTGATGGATGCGGCAAACATCGTCGCCAATGAGAAAGTGCAGATTGTAAACAACAATAATGGAGCACGCCTAGAGACCTATGTCATTACCGGCGAGCGCGGCACAGGCACCATCTGCCTCAACGGCGCAGCAGCGCGCATGGTGCAAGTGGGCGATATCGTTATCATCATTTCCTATGCACATATGACACCCGAAGAGGCAAAATCGCATAAGCCGGGCTTAGTTTTCCCAGATGATAACAATAAATTAATTGTATAATATCAAAAGCATTCCCTAATTTTATAGCGCTATCGATTTGGTAGCGCTATTTTTTTTGATGCATAAATTGACAACCACATACCGTTCCCTCATCGCTTACCTCTTAAGCGCTTGGACGGTCGCTATTATTATCAGCGGCGTGGTGTTTATGCACAAAGAGATCACCTCTACCGGTGAGATCATCACCCACGTTCACCCCTACGACTTTACGAAAAAAGGACAGTCGCACCATCACGAGTCGGATGCGGAGATCCAATACTTAAACGTCGTTTTTGCAGGCGCTTTCCTTGCGCCCACTCTACAGGTCTTCGAAATGGCCATCACGCCGCGCCAGCTCCACATACACTTTGCAGAGCTTGTGGCCACAACGGTGTCCCAGTCGATCTTCCATTATGACCTGCGCGGACCGCCCTCGATTGCCTAACATTCCCTACACAAGTTTAAATTTAATTACATCTCATCTTGACGAATCTTGCCAAAAGGTACGTTGTTGTGTTTACTAGGGCTTTTCGCCCCGTTGAAAACTATCTAGCGCAGTGTCCCTTTTTGCAAAACTTGCCGGCATGCTTGGCTCCCGAAGCTGTTCTATCTTCGGCTGTTGGCCCATGCTGAACGCTTTCGTGAAGACGAACAACACATCATTTAAAGCATTTTCACATCTATATACATGATCAACATATACTACAGGCTTTTTGCCCTTGTTCTTTTCCTCTCACCTATCCTTTTATTTGCGCAGAACAACCTCAGCGGCACCGTCACCACAGCACAGGGAGAGCCCGTTATGCAGGCAACCGTGCTCGTCGAGGGCAGCAGCATTGCCGCGGCCACCGATAGCCAAGGAAAGTTCACCCTAATGAAAGTACCACAAGACAAATCGACCATAGTGATCCGTGCGGTAGGCTATCAAACCAGCAAAAAGGTATTAACAGCAGCACAGAAAAGCGTCCCTATCCTCATCCAGCTGCAGGAAGACAACTTAGCGATCAACGAAGTGGTGGTCAGCGCCACACGCTACGGTATCGACCGACGTGAAGCCCCCGTTGTTGTCAACGTGCTCGGCCCGAAACTTTTTAACGCGACGCAGTCTGTCGCCATGTCGGAAACATTGGCCTACCAGCCCGGTGTGCGCGTAGAGAACAACTGTCAAAACTGTGGCTTTTCCCAAGTGCGGCTAAACGGACTCGAAGGAGCCTATTCGCAGATACTTATCAACAGCCGCTCGGTATTCAGCGCTCTAAACAGCGTCTATGGCCTCGACCAAATCCCGACCAGCATGATCGACCGCATCGAAGTCGTGCGCAGTGGTGGATCAGCCCTATTTGGTGCCAACGCTATTGCCGGGACGATCAACATCATCACCAAAGATCCCGTGGAAAACGATTGGCAGATCAAATCCACCAACTCGCTTACCGGCGGAAGCTCCTGGGATAATACCCTCGACTTTAACACCTCTTTTGTGGAGGACGACCTCATGAATGGGGTTACGTTCTACGGTATGCACCGCGACCGCCAGCCTTGGGACGCCAACGGCGATGGATTTACCGAAATAACCAAGCTGCGCAACACAACCTTCGGTGCCAAGGCTTTCTTCAAGCCTTCGGAATTTGATAAAATAACCGTCGACATGAGCGTGCTCAACGAGTTCCGTCGCGGGGGCGACCGCCTCGATTTGGCGCCGCACTTCAGCGACATCACCGAGCAGATACAGACCAACTCCATCATTGGTGGCATCACCTATGACCATTACTCCAAAGATTGGAAACATAAGCTATCGCTCTACGCTTCGGCGCAAAAAAGCAAGCGCGATAGCTACTACGGTGGCCTTGGTGGCGCTCGTACGCATCAGGATAGTGTAGTTGCGGCCAACTCTTATGGCACAACCGACGACTTTGCTATGGTGGCCGGCGCACAGTACAACTACAACTTCGAGCGCGATGTGTTCACCGCAGGTGTAGAATACAATGGAAACCGTACCGAAGACCAAATTCCGGCCTACCAGCGCAGCATCGATCAACGTACGCATGCCGTAGGCACCTATGCACAGTATGAGTGGAAGCTGCTTGACCAACTGAAGGCCCTAATGGGTGCACGCTACGACTACACCTATGTGGACGGCACCTATCAACTGCTAAGCAACACGCGTCGCTCAGACCAAAGCTTTGGCACCTTGAGTCCACGCCTAACCATCTTATACGACATCACCGAGGCCTTGCAGTTTCGCGGTGGTTATGCGCGTGGCTTCCGCGCGCCTCAAGCCTTCAACGAGGATATGCACGTCACCTCTATCGGCGGACAGCAGGTATTTGTGTTGATGGGCGAAAACTTAGAAACAGAATATTCCAACGCCTATACCGGCTCGCTGAACTATACGCGTAATTTTGGCAACACGCAGGCCAGCCTATTGGTCGAGGGATTTTTCACCGATTTGCAAAATCCGTTCACCACGGTAATGACCTCCGAAGAGGCGGACATTATCTTACAGGAAATGCGCAATGGTAGCCGATCCAGCGTATATGGAAGTAATATCGAGCTAAGCGTCGCTCCATCCAGCGCACTGAGTATCCAGGCGGGAGGAACCATACAACGCGCCAAATACAGCGAAGAGCAACTCATCTTTGAAGGCGAGACCGATGCCGACGATATCCGCACGACACGCTATATGCGCACGCCCAACGTGTATGGGTATTTGAATACCAACATCAAAGCGACCAAGCAATTCGCCGTCGATGTGACGGGCGTATACACGGGTGGCATGCTTGTACCGCACTACCAAACGGATGGCCGCATGATCGTTAAGGATGCACCAGACTTCATGGAGCTCAACCTCCGCCTAGGCTACACCTTTGCCGTTAAGAAAAACTTCAATGTAGAAGTGTTCACTGGCGTGCAGAATATGTTCAACGCCTTCCAAAAAGATTTTGATACCGGCCCATTTCGGGATTCCGACTATGTATATGGACCTACTAAACCGCGCACCTACACGTTCGGCGTGAAGATAGGCCATTTCCATTAACAATAGGCAGCGATGAGGGATAGTAGCAATCATCCCTCATCGCCTCCTAAAAAACAGTACGACATGAAACGATACCTGATTACCCTCCTTGCCTTCTGCGTCAGCATGCAAACCTATGCCCAACATCGGGAGGCGGTCAAGTGGATCTCCTTTGAACAACTATCGGAAGCGTTACGTGTAGATCCAAAACCCGTGTTCCTGTTTTTCCATACCGACTGGTGCGTGTATTGCCGAAAGATGGACAGCGCGGTGTTCACGGATCCGAAAATCATACATACCCTCAACAACGACTATCACGCTGTTCGCTTTGATGCGGAAAGTGTAGACAGCCTGTCCTTCGACGGACAGATCCTGACCAACAAGCGCTCCAAGAAAAGAAGAGGAAGCTACCACGATATTGCCAAAATCTTGGCAGCACGCCATGGCGATTTTATATTCCCCACCACATTGATACTAAGCCCCGACTTCACGGTAAAGCAGCGCTATTTTGAATATTTGAGTCCTGAGAAACTGTCGAACGCCCTGCAATAGCTTTGCGAGGGTATAGTTTGTTTGAGGTTTTTGCAAAAAATATAGAAAATAAATTACTCCAATCAAAACGAAAACCTGAAACGAAACTATATTGTATATTTATCAATATAATTAACAAATCATTTTGTAAGCAATCAGCATGTAAAGACCACGTATATTTGTTTGCATATGTAACCCTATTTCGTATTTATGATCAAGCAACACATACTGATTCTTGCACTGATTCTAGCCTGTGGTTTTCGTGCCCACTCTCAAGAGAAGCTGCAGATCAACGTTGCATCCGGTATTTCCATACAGGATTTTAGTTGGTCCATAGCAGGCAATGCCGACGGAACAAACCCAAATATATTATCTGAATTAAAGTACCAGAATATTGTCGGTTTAGGCCTCAGCGTAAACGGAAATTATAAAATTCTTCCAAAGACAAGCGTTATTTTGACGATTGAAAACAGGCAAACCCTTAGCGGAACAGGCAGTGACATTGACTATCAACATGACAACCGAACAACTCCAACTTATGAACTACATTTTAACAGCTCCAAAGGAGGTATGCAGCATCTACAAACAGGACTCGCCTACAATCTCTATAAAAATCCTTTTGTAACAGTCGATGCAAACGTCTCTTACATAAATACCTCCCAAACTTTTTCCATGACCTCGTCATCGGTGCCAAATCTTGACACCTGGTACAGCACACGCCAACAGGGTGTACAAGTTGGCACATCCTTCCATACGCATCTAGGAAGCAAACTACAGGCATTAGCAACTTTATCCTACGCCCTTGTTGATTATACGGGAATAGGAAACTGGAACTTAATCCCTACGTTTGAACATCCCGTCAGTTTTATGCAAGAAAGCAACGGAGCTCATTATGGCGGCTCTGCAGGACTATCCACAAAAATATCCTCCCGGATTTCTTTCTATATAGCGGGAGGATATTTTGCACAACAAATAAATGCCGGAAGAGACCGAACTTTCTTACGAAACGGAGTAAGACAGGTAACGAGATTTAATGGAAGCCGAGCGGCATCCATCGGATCCAGTCTTGGACTACAGATTAACCTATAAAAGATATAATATCTAGTTTTACAAAAAACCGGTAAACGACAAGCTTGACGCAAAAATTGGTATTCATAGTTTACGGATTAAATATATTCGTCGATACATACCGAATTGCAAGTCTATCACCGACAGTAAAGCCGCTTCCCCAACTTCTGCCACAACTATTGCCATTAAAAATTGAAGACGGATCAGGATTTAAGGACGTATTATTTGTATTGGGAACTGTATATGCGCCGTAAGTGATTGGGCTACCATCACGATTAGTAATCGAAAAGAATTCACCTTCTCCATATTGTCTCCAATTGGTATGTCTTATGCCAATAGCATGGCCTATCTCGTGAGCAATCAGTGTTCTCCTTTGAGAAGCATTTAAGTTTCTCCACTGGAACAAGTTAATATTAACTGATTCTCCTACAACTAATTCAATAGTAGCTATACCCCAGTTCATTGTTGGCCATGAAGCAAATCCACAGATCGTACTAGATTCATTATATCCGCGAAAAACTAAGTCAGCTC
This genomic window contains:
- a CDS encoding TonB-dependent receptor; the protein is MINIYYRLFALVLFLSPILLFAQNNLSGTVTTAQGEPVMQATVLVEGSSIAAATDSQGKFTLMKVPQDKSTIVIRAVGYQTSKKVLTAAQKSVPILIQLQEDNLAINEVVVSATRYGIDRREAPVVVNVLGPKLFNATQSVAMSETLAYQPGVRVENNCQNCGFSQVRLNGLEGAYSQILINSRSVFSALNSVYGLDQIPTSMIDRIEVVRSGGSALFGANAIAGTINIITKDPVENDWQIKSTNSLTGGSSWDNTLDFNTSFVEDDLMNGVTFYGMHRDRQPWDANGDGFTEITKLRNTTFGAKAFFKPSEFDKITVDMSVLNEFRRGGDRLDLAPHFSDITEQIQTNSIIGGITYDHYSKDWKHKLSLYASAQKSKRDSYYGGLGGARTHQDSVVAANSYGTTDDFAMVAGAQYNYNFERDVFTAGVEYNGNRTEDQIPAYQRSIDQRTHAVGTYAQYEWKLLDQLKALMGARYDYTYVDGTYQLLSNTRRSDQSFGTLSPRLTILYDITEALQFRGGYARGFRAPQAFNEDMHVTSIGGQQVFVLMGENLETEYSNAYTGSLNYTRNFGNTQASLLVEGFFTDLQNPFTTVMTSEEADIILQEMRNGSRSSVYGSNIELSVAPSSALSIQAGGTIQRAKYSEEQLIFEGETDADDIRTTRYMRTPNVYGYLNTNIKATKQFAVDVTGVYTGGMLVPHYQTDGRMIVKDAPDFMELNLRLGYTFAVKKNFNVEVFTGVQNMFNAFQKDFDTGPFRDSDYVYGPTKPRTYTFGVKIGHFH
- a CDS encoding thioredoxin family protein, with the translated sequence MKRYLITLLAFCVSMQTYAQHREAVKWISFEQLSEALRVDPKPVFLFFHTDWCVYCRKMDSAVFTDPKIIHTLNNDYHAVRFDAESVDSLSFDGQILTNKRSKKRRGSYHDIAKILAARHGDFIFPTTLILSPDFTVKQRYFEYLSPEKLSNALQ
- a CDS encoding M57 family metalloprotease, with translation MKFKVLFIAGLLCAIIVQSCKKENLAVVSKEQEDLSNVKAALIKLGFDTATAIIKGEDIFVEEDILLKRSELFKTQPRQAVIRPNSIGALGYLLRSFTYFIANSLTHHRDVLSGISEIRNVMPNRVTMTRVYTEAGADLVFRGYNESSTICGFASWPTMNWGIATIELVVGESVNINLFQWRNLNASQRRTLIAHEIGHAIGIRHTNWRQYGEGEFFSITNRDGSPITYGAYTVPNTNNTSLNPDPSSIFNGNSCGRSWGSGFTVGDRLAIRYVSTNIFNP